Proteins encoded within one genomic window of Microbacterium soli:
- a CDS encoding LuxR C-terminal-related transcriptional regulator: protein MSTQFASVGELVADGVRELSRRTRFPVAFGGLIEDGEVSVTTIVGNRTHHLDGLHVRPERGLGGRAMIELRPRMTNDYRTSQQITHDYDVFVLGEGLRTLLALPIVVDGRPRGVLYGGAWEQSRIGGVTAAPAMAVADRIATELRVRDEVERRLREAAPPPPALNTRQREELRESFAELRSIASGLADESLRARIAAVEQRLMEFTSPAPRPASAVEPAVHLSPRELDVLACVAVGSTNSEIAAQLGLREGTVKAYLGSAMGKLDASTRLAAVAHARRAGLLP, encoded by the coding sequence ATGAGCACGCAGTTCGCATCCGTCGGCGAGCTCGTCGCCGACGGCGTGCGCGAATTATCCAGACGCACCCGCTTCCCCGTCGCCTTCGGCGGCCTCATCGAGGACGGCGAGGTGTCGGTGACGACCATCGTGGGCAATCGCACGCATCACCTGGACGGTCTGCACGTGCGTCCCGAGCGCGGACTGGGCGGGCGGGCGATGATCGAGCTGCGCCCACGCATGACCAACGACTACCGCACCTCCCAGCAGATCACGCACGATTATGATGTATTCGTGCTGGGCGAGGGCCTGCGCACGCTGCTGGCGCTGCCGATCGTCGTGGACGGACGCCCGCGCGGCGTGCTGTACGGCGGCGCCTGGGAGCAGTCTCGGATCGGCGGGGTGACGGCGGCCCCCGCGATGGCGGTCGCCGACCGCATCGCGACCGAGTTGCGCGTCCGCGACGAGGTCGAGCGGCGTCTTCGCGAAGCCGCTCCTCCCCCGCCCGCACTGAACACTCGGCAGAGGGAGGAGCTCCGGGAGAGCTTCGCGGAGCTGCGGAGCATCGCCTCCGGTCTCGCCGACGAGTCGCTGCGCGCGCGCATCGCGGCTGTGGAGCAGCGATTGATGGAATTCACCTCGCCCGCTCCGCGTCCGGCGTCCGCCGTCGAGCCGGCGGTGCACCTCTCGCCCCGGGAGCTGGACGTGCTCGCGTGCGTGGCCGTGGGTTCGACCAATTCCGAGATCGCCGCCCAATTGGGTCTCCGCGAGGGAACGGTCAAGGCGTATCTGGGTTCGGCGATGGGGAAATTGGACGCTTCCACACGGCTCGCGGCCGTCGCGCATGCACGACGCGCGGGCCTCCTGCCCTGA
- a CDS encoding AAA family ATPase, whose protein sequence is MNLGELSDSSTGVGIAHAAEAARTVLRAEAADLGGPSPLITFTDAPDAGIDISKAHPGSLPQFITGRSTLLSNLFRDEVGLRTARLAAERIVSRNTELRTVRGIDAVRLAVGIARWRIGGADFSAPVLLRPLGIRRHHADFELKLHGAFVVNPELVRVVRDHFGLTLDPTDLAALAYDGGIFKPQPVIDQLRALTHSIDTFAVHPRLVVSTFADVSGAMVRDMVDLDHPVLNALGGHVGDRERVSARGEAPIVPGPDDRAPAAETLLLDADAEQEEVLARIAAGSSLVVATLPGTGGTQTVINAIGAFVRAGRRVLVVSTRRSTLDGVRHRLAGIGLDGLAVSPTGVRRDLIRAIARSEKATQPKATEIDEALVRLRTVLRDYRAALTGQVGRTGASVLDATRQLTRLASLPVPPSTGARLSMQTLEGLAGDRDQAARALTRAARLGEFRFGPGDSPWYGVSFESTEAAQQAHALAEKLHDADVPSLLERGYELIAQTSMRPFGTIDELGEYLRLLGGIRESLDRFSPTVFERPLGELIQAHGPRRDAPGMSSANRRRLKRLAREYVRPGAQVVDMHAALLRIQQQRSQWQDRVDAGVAPQVPLGLSDVHVAWQRVSAELAELDAALGRREPLAALPVARLVRTLSGLAARSAVFDNLVERAEIRDTLSGLGLRPLLADLSVRHVPEERVADELEFAWWQSLLERALQDNRSLLGANTSVVDRLERDFRLVDEAHTAMAGPLLAWSLANQWRIALVDEPEQAVNLRRALKQGEASAAEIAALAPDLLRVLAPVWIASPYQVPEIPESVEFDAVLLADAAAVNLAEAAPAIRRARQIVAFGDPVTQRPTPFTVATLPDADWEPEVPFDDVSVFERLADLFEVMTLTRSYRAGGEDLAELINDAFYGGEISSLPWAGSYLGRGSLTVDYVEGGVGNPDPVSGAVESPDAEVARVVTLVVEHAVNRPTESLMVVTASRRHAERVRAAVASAFTARADVADFVGRDTAEPFAVLTLEESVAESRDRVIFSLGFGLTRHGRVLSDFGDLSQEDGERLLTVGMTRARRSMVIVSCIRPSAFDEGRLEHGAATLMSILGSLAARGRDARLEDLADPLTLALARELRRLGASVDVDYRGLLPLVAQHDGRAVVIESDPESQGESLRESLRLRPQVLRRLGWHYVRVHAFDLYSDPATVARRIATVLGIEEDAVRAEQDTQPLDIDE, encoded by the coding sequence ATGAATCTCGGTGAGCTCAGCGACTCCTCGACGGGTGTGGGCATCGCCCACGCCGCCGAGGCCGCGCGGACGGTGCTGCGTGCGGAGGCCGCCGACCTGGGCGGTCCGTCTCCGCTCATCACGTTCACGGATGCACCCGATGCGGGCATCGACATCTCCAAGGCGCATCCGGGCAGTCTGCCGCAGTTCATCACAGGACGTTCGACGCTGCTGTCGAACCTGTTCCGCGATGAGGTCGGCCTGCGCACGGCGCGCCTGGCGGCCGAGCGCATCGTCTCCCGCAACACGGAGCTGCGCACCGTCCGGGGGATCGACGCCGTCCGGCTGGCCGTGGGCATCGCGCGCTGGCGCATCGGCGGGGCGGATTTCTCCGCGCCCGTGCTGCTGCGCCCGCTGGGCATCCGGCGGCATCACGCCGACTTCGAACTCAAGCTCCACGGCGCGTTCGTCGTGAACCCGGAGCTCGTCCGCGTGGTGCGCGACCACTTCGGACTGACGCTGGATCCGACGGATCTCGCCGCGCTCGCCTATGACGGCGGGATCTTCAAGCCGCAGCCCGTCATCGACCAGCTGCGTGCGCTCACGCACTCCATCGACACTTTCGCCGTGCATCCGAGACTCGTGGTCTCCACCTTCGCCGACGTCTCCGGGGCGATGGTCCGCGACATGGTGGATCTGGACCACCCGGTCCTCAATGCGCTCGGCGGTCATGTCGGCGACCGCGAGCGCGTCTCGGCGCGCGGCGAGGCGCCGATCGTGCCCGGTCCGGATGACCGCGCGCCCGCGGCGGAGACGCTGCTGCTGGATGCGGACGCCGAACAGGAGGAGGTGCTCGCGCGCATCGCCGCCGGGAGCTCCCTCGTCGTCGCCACGCTGCCGGGAACCGGCGGCACGCAGACCGTCATCAACGCCATCGGCGCGTTCGTCCGAGCGGGCAGACGCGTGCTCGTGGTCTCGACCAGGCGCTCGACGCTGGACGGCGTCAGACATCGGCTGGCGGGGATCGGGCTGGACGGGCTCGCCGTGTCCCCGACCGGTGTCAGACGCGATCTGATCCGCGCCATCGCCCGCAGCGAGAAGGCCACCCAGCCCAAGGCCACCGAGATCGACGAGGCCCTGGTGCGGCTGCGCACCGTGCTGCGGGACTATCGGGCGGCCCTGACCGGGCAGGTCGGCCGCACGGGGGCATCCGTGCTGGACGCGACCAGGCAGCTCACCAGGCTCGCCTCGCTCCCCGTGCCGCCGTCGACCGGTGCGCGGCTGTCGATGCAGACGCTGGAGGGCCTCGCCGGCGACCGCGATCAGGCCGCACGGGCGCTCACCCGCGCGGCACGGCTCGGTGAGTTCCGCTTCGGCCCCGGCGACTCGCCGTGGTACGGCGTGAGCTTCGAGAGCACCGAGGCCGCTCAGCAGGCGCACGCGCTCGCCGAGAAGCTGCACGACGCCGATGTGCCGTCGCTGCTCGAGCGCGGCTACGAGCTGATCGCCCAGACCAGCATGCGCCCGTTCGGCACCATCGACGAGCTCGGCGAGTATCTGCGGCTGCTGGGCGGCATCCGGGAATCGCTGGACCGGTTCAGCCCCACGGTGTTCGAGCGCCCGCTGGGCGAGCTGATCCAGGCGCACGGTCCGCGCCGTGACGCCCCCGGCATGTCGTCGGCGAACCGTCGCCGTCTCAAACGACTCGCTCGCGAGTACGTGCGCCCCGGCGCGCAGGTCGTGGACATGCACGCCGCGCTGCTGCGCATCCAGCAGCAGCGTTCGCAGTGGCAGGACCGCGTCGACGCCGGCGTCGCGCCTCAGGTTCCGCTGGGGCTCTCCGATGTGCACGTCGCGTGGCAGCGGGTCTCCGCGGAGCTGGCCGAGCTCGACGCCGCACTGGGGCGGCGGGAGCCGCTGGCGGCGCTGCCCGTGGCACGACTGGTGCGGACCCTGTCCGGACTGGCGGCGCGCAGCGCGGTCTTCGACAACCTCGTCGAGCGCGCCGAAATCCGCGACACGCTCTCCGGTCTGGGCCTGCGGCCGCTGCTGGCCGACCTGTCGGTGCGGCACGTGCCGGAGGAGCGCGTGGCCGACGAGCTGGAGTTCGCGTGGTGGCAGTCGCTGCTCGAGCGCGCGTTGCAGGACAACCGCTCGCTGCTGGGCGCGAACACGTCCGTGGTCGATCGGTTGGAGCGCGATTTCCGCCTCGTGGACGAGGCGCACACGGCGATGGCCGGCCCCCTGCTGGCGTGGAGTCTGGCGAACCAGTGGCGGATCGCGCTCGTGGACGAGCCGGAGCAGGCGGTGAACCTGCGGCGCGCGCTCAAGCAGGGGGAGGCGAGCGCGGCCGAGATCGCCGCGCTCGCTCCCGACCTGCTGCGCGTGCTGGCGCCGGTGTGGATCGCCTCGCCCTACCAGGTCCCCGAGATTCCCGAGTCCGTGGAGTTCGACGCCGTTCTGCTCGCGGACGCCGCGGCCGTCAACCTCGCCGAAGCCGCCCCGGCCATCCGCCGCGCTCGGCAGATCGTCGCCTTCGGGGATCCGGTCACGCAGCGGCCGACGCCGTTCACCGTGGCGACGTTGCCGGATGCCGACTGGGAGCCGGAGGTGCCCTTTGACGACGTCTCGGTGTTCGAGCGACTTGCCGACCTGTTCGAGGTGATGACCCTGACCCGCAGCTACCGGGCGGGAGGCGAGGATCTCGCGGAGCTCATCAACGACGCCTTCTACGGCGGTGAGATCTCCTCGCTGCCGTGGGCGGGCTCCTATCTCGGGCGTGGCAGCCTGACGGTCGATTACGTCGAGGGCGGTGTGGGCAACCCCGATCCGGTCTCCGGAGCGGTGGAGAGTCCGGATGCCGAGGTGGCGCGTGTGGTGACCCTCGTCGTCGAGCACGCCGTCAACCGCCCGACCGAGTCGCTCATGGTCGTCACAGCCAGCAGGAGGCACGCCGAGCGGGTGCGTGCGGCGGTGGCATCCGCGTTCACGGCTCGTGCGGACGTCGCCGACTTCGTCGGACGTGACACGGCGGAGCCCTTCGCCGTGCTGACGCTCGAGGAATCCGTGGCGGAGAGTCGCGACAGGGTGATCTTCTCCCTCGGTTTCGGGTTGACGAGGCATGGCAGAGTGCTCAGCGACTTCGGCGACCTGTCGCAGGAGGACGGTGAGCGGCTGCTGACGGTGGGGATGACCCGGGCCCGGCGATCGATGGTGATCGTCTCCTGCATCCGCCCCTCCGCCTTCGACGAGGGCCGTCTCGAGCACGGCGCCGCGACTCTCATGTCGATTCTCGGAAGTCTGGCGGCGCGGGGCAGGGATGCCCGCCTGGAGGACCTCGCCGACCCTCTCACGCTGGCACTCGCGCGGGAGCTGCGCAGGCTCGGCGCATCCGTGGATGTGGACTACCGGGGCCTGCTGCCGCTGGTGGCTCAGCACGACGGGCGCGCGGTCGTCATCGAATCCGACCCGGAGTCGCAGGGGGAATCGCTGCGGGAGAGTCTCCGGCTGCGGCCGCAGGTGCTGCGGCGCCTGGGGTGGCATTATGTGCGTGTGCACGCCTTCGATCTCTACAGCGACCCGGCGACGGTCGCGCGACGCATCGCCACGGTCCTCGGCATCGAGGAGGATGCGGTCCGCGCCGAGCAGGACACCCAGCCGCTCGATATCGATGAGTGA
- a CDS encoding DUF485 domain-containing protein, protein MGIGQFVTTFAIAMRYVSFANRKLNPVAEEIRA, encoded by the coding sequence CTGGGGATCGGCCAATTCGTGACCACGTTCGCGATCGCCATGCGGTATGTGTCGTTCGCGAACAGGAAACTGAACCCTGTGGCGGAGGAGATCCGCGCATAA
- a CDS encoding methylated-DNA--[protein]-cysteine S-methyltransferase, translated as MSFRHDFVPTPFGDALAVFSDVGIVSFDLSESEDPHVPWLLESVSRRLGAVPDEEPGTGDELADLLAAYFEGEPIRFDEHVSFDWRLTTGFTRTALQAVCEIGWAETMSYGEVAVVAGSPGAARAVGTACRLTPFSVIVPVHRVIRSDGTPGHYGAHPERKRYLLDLEREASAAAAGAL; from the coding sequence ATGAGCTTTCGACACGACTTCGTTCCCACGCCGTTCGGCGACGCTCTGGCGGTGTTCTCGGATGTCGGCATCGTCAGTTTCGATCTGTCCGAGTCGGAGGATCCGCATGTGCCGTGGCTGCTGGAGAGTGTCAGCCGACGGCTCGGTGCCGTTCCCGACGAGGAGCCGGGCACCGGTGACGAGCTGGCGGACCTGTTGGCCGCGTACTTCGAGGGCGAGCCGATCCGATTCGATGAGCACGTGAGCTTCGACTGGCGGCTGACGACGGGCTTCACACGAACCGCTCTGCAGGCCGTGTGCGAGATCGGCTGGGCGGAGACGATGAGCTACGGGGAGGTGGCCGTCGTCGCCGGGAGTCCCGGCGCCGCGCGGGCGGTGGGCACGGCGTGCCGTCTCACGCCGTTCTCGGTGATCGTCCCCGTGCACCGCGTGATCCGTTCCGACGGCACCCCCGGACATTACGGGGCGCACCCCGAGCGGAAGCGCTACCTGCTCGACCTGGAGCGGGAGGCATCCGCCGCTGCGGCGGGCGCCCTGTGA